A DNA window from Arachis duranensis cultivar V14167 chromosome 3, aradu.V14167.gnm2.J7QH, whole genome shotgun sequence contains the following coding sequences:
- the LOC107481349 gene encoding protein trichome birefringence-like 2 isoform X2 encodes MPWINDSLGQKKRACMLFFFSISMNNTKRISSFSESFLSHRRKVFAGFGLVVASSLFIISLFFFLGTNNSVPKVEHVFVPPFYDTYYSSPCNNHFHPSNNVSHHETSTLASVSVHVKNNSTILVNSTTNENNRNNNATLHAHDEERVISRKTAGGGNSSRISKDSNFHDGGIRVVTNYSSVSGEGNNNGTEMKSSSSLIISSPNNVGYEQSKKNVTGIIHDGLYENCNIFGGKWVRDDSKPYYPLGSCPFIDRDFDCHSNKRPDSEYVKWKWKPNGCHIPSLNASDFLERLRGQRLVFVGDSLNRNMWESLVCILRQSIKNKDYNCSVDFVMSPFIVQESTLKGKNGTFETLRLDLMDQTTKKYEDADIIVFNTGHWWTHEKTSKGEDYYQEGNHVYPRLKALDAYKRALTTWATWVDRHIDPNQTRVFFRGYSTTHFWGGQWNSGGQCHKETEPIFNETYLQKYPSKMRVVEYVIHNMKTPVVYMNISRLTDYRKDGHPSIYRKDYKPSTTDQNNSLFEDCSHWCLPGVPDTWNELLYVSLLKDGRGTWKT; translated from the exons ATGCCTTGGATTAATGACTCATTGGGACAGAAGAAAAGGGCATGcatgttgttcttcttctccatcTCCATGAACAACACCAAGAGGATTTCTTCATTCTCTGAGTCTTTTCTTTCCCACAGGAGAAAAGTGTTTGCtggttttggtttagttgttGCATCTTCTCTTTTCATAATCTCATTGTTCTTCTTCCTCGGTACTAATAACTCGGTTCCCAAGGTTGAACATGTCTTTGTTCCACCGTTTTATGACACTTATTATTCTTCACCTTGTAACAATCACTTCCACCCTTCTAATAATGTTTCTCATCATGAAACTTCAACTTTAGCAAGTGTTTCTGTTCATGTGAAGAACAATAGCACTATTTTGGTGAATTCTACTACTAATGAGAATAATAGAAACAACAATGCAACCTTGCATGCACATGATGAGGAAAGAGTAATTTCAAGGAAAACTGCAGGTGGTGGGAATTCATCTAGGATCtccaaagattcaaactttcatGATGGAGGAATAAGGGTTGTTACAAATTATTCAAGTGTTTCTGGGGAAGGGAATAACAATGGGACAGAAATGAAAAGTTCTTCAAGTTTAATTATAAGTAGTCCTAATAATGTGGGGTATGAGCAAAGCAAGAAGAATGTAACTGGCATTATTCATGATGGTTTGTATGAGAATTGTAACATATTTGGTGGGAAGTGGGTAAGGGATGATTCAAAGCCTTACTATCCATTAGGTTCTTGTCCCTTCATTGACAGAGATTTTGACTGTCACAGTAATAAGAGGCCTGATTCTGAGTATGTCAAGTGGAAGTGGAAGCCAAATGGGTGTCACATTCCAag TTTGAATGCAAGTGATTTTCTGGAGAGGCTTAGAGGACAGAGGTTGGTTTTTGTGGGAGATTCCCTTAACAGGAACATGTGGGAGTCCCTTGTATGCATCCTTCGCCAAAGCATAAAAAACAAG gattataaTTGCTCGGTGGATTTTGTTATGTCACCATTCATTGTTCAAGAGTCAACTCTCAAAGGCAAGAATGGGACATTTGAGACACTgaggctggatttgatggaccaaacaactaaaaagtatgAGGATGCTGATATCATAGTCTTCAACACAGGACATTGGTGGACCCATGAGAAAACATCTAAAGG AGAAGATTACTATCAAGAAGGGAACCATGTATACCCAAGACTTAAGGCTTTGGATGCATACAAGAGGGCTTTGACCACTTGGGCTACATGGGTTGACCGACACATTGATCCTAATCAAACCCGGGTTTTCTTCAGGGGATACTCAACTACACATTTCTG GGGAGGGCAATGGAACTCAGGAGGACAGTGCCACAAAGAAACTGAGCCAATATTCAATGAAACTTACTTGCAAAAGTATCCTTCAAAGATGAGGGTTGTGGAGTATGTTATCCATAACATGAAGACACCAGTTGTGTACATGAACATTAGCAGGCTTACTGATTACAGAAAAGATGGGCATCCTTCCATATATAGAAAGGATTATAAACCATCAACAACAGATCAGAACAACTCTCTATTTGAAGATTGCAGCCATTGGTGTTTACCAGGAGTGCCAGATACTTGGAATGAATTACTATATGTTTCTCTCTTAAAAGATGGAAGGGGAACTTGGAAAACTTGA
- the LOC107481349 gene encoding protein trichome birefringence-like 2 isoform X1 has translation MPWINDSLGQKKRACMLFFFSISMNNTKRISSFSESFLSHRRKVFAGFGLVVASSLFIISLFFFLGTNNSVPKVEHVFVPPFYDTYYSSPCNNHFHPSNNVSHHETSTLASVSVHVKNNSTILVNSTTNENNRNNNATLHAHDEERVISRKTAGGGNSSRISKDSNFHDGGIRVVTNYSSVSGEGNNNGTEMKSSSSLIISSPNNVGYEQSKKNVTGIIHDGLYENCNIFGGKWVRDDSKPYYPLGSCPFIDRDFDCHSNKRPDSEYVKWKWKPNGCHIPSLNASDFLERLRGQRLVFVGDSLNRNMWESLVCILRQSIKNKARVFEISGKREFKKKGVYAFRFEDYNCSVDFVMSPFIVQESTLKGKNGTFETLRLDLMDQTTKKYEDADIIVFNTGHWWTHEKTSKGEDYYQEGNHVYPRLKALDAYKRALTTWATWVDRHIDPNQTRVFFRGYSTTHFWGGQWNSGGQCHKETEPIFNETYLQKYPSKMRVVEYVIHNMKTPVVYMNISRLTDYRKDGHPSIYRKDYKPSTTDQNNSLFEDCSHWCLPGVPDTWNELLYVSLLKDGRGTWKT, from the exons ATGCCTTGGATTAATGACTCATTGGGACAGAAGAAAAGGGCATGcatgttgttcttcttctccatcTCCATGAACAACACCAAGAGGATTTCTTCATTCTCTGAGTCTTTTCTTTCCCACAGGAGAAAAGTGTTTGCtggttttggtttagttgttGCATCTTCTCTTTTCATAATCTCATTGTTCTTCTTCCTCGGTACTAATAACTCGGTTCCCAAGGTTGAACATGTCTTTGTTCCACCGTTTTATGACACTTATTATTCTTCACCTTGTAACAATCACTTCCACCCTTCTAATAATGTTTCTCATCATGAAACTTCAACTTTAGCAAGTGTTTCTGTTCATGTGAAGAACAATAGCACTATTTTGGTGAATTCTACTACTAATGAGAATAATAGAAACAACAATGCAACCTTGCATGCACATGATGAGGAAAGAGTAATTTCAAGGAAAACTGCAGGTGGTGGGAATTCATCTAGGATCtccaaagattcaaactttcatGATGGAGGAATAAGGGTTGTTACAAATTATTCAAGTGTTTCTGGGGAAGGGAATAACAATGGGACAGAAATGAAAAGTTCTTCAAGTTTAATTATAAGTAGTCCTAATAATGTGGGGTATGAGCAAAGCAAGAAGAATGTAACTGGCATTATTCATGATGGTTTGTATGAGAATTGTAACATATTTGGTGGGAAGTGGGTAAGGGATGATTCAAAGCCTTACTATCCATTAGGTTCTTGTCCCTTCATTGACAGAGATTTTGACTGTCACAGTAATAAGAGGCCTGATTCTGAGTATGTCAAGTGGAAGTGGAAGCCAAATGGGTGTCACATTCCAag TTTGAATGCAAGTGATTTTCTGGAGAGGCTTAGAGGACAGAGGTTGGTTTTTGTGGGAGATTCCCTTAACAGGAACATGTGGGAGTCCCTTGTATGCATCCTTCGCCAAAGCATAAAAAACAAGGCACGTGTTTTTGAGATCTCGGGAAAAAGGGAATTTAAGAAGAAAGGTGTCTATGCTTTTAGATTTGAG gattataaTTGCTCGGTGGATTTTGTTATGTCACCATTCATTGTTCAAGAGTCAACTCTCAAAGGCAAGAATGGGACATTTGAGACACTgaggctggatttgatggaccaaacaactaaaaagtatgAGGATGCTGATATCATAGTCTTCAACACAGGACATTGGTGGACCCATGAGAAAACATCTAAAGG AGAAGATTACTATCAAGAAGGGAACCATGTATACCCAAGACTTAAGGCTTTGGATGCATACAAGAGGGCTTTGACCACTTGGGCTACATGGGTTGACCGACACATTGATCCTAATCAAACCCGGGTTTTCTTCAGGGGATACTCAACTACACATTTCTG GGGAGGGCAATGGAACTCAGGAGGACAGTGCCACAAAGAAACTGAGCCAATATTCAATGAAACTTACTTGCAAAAGTATCCTTCAAAGATGAGGGTTGTGGAGTATGTTATCCATAACATGAAGACACCAGTTGTGTACATGAACATTAGCAGGCTTACTGATTACAGAAAAGATGGGCATCCTTCCATATATAGAAAGGATTATAAACCATCAACAACAGATCAGAACAACTCTCTATTTGAAGATTGCAGCCATTGGTGTTTACCAGGAGTGCCAGATACTTGGAATGAATTACTATATGTTTCTCTCTTAAAAGATGGAAGGGGAACTTGGAAAACTTGA
- the LOC107481349 gene encoding protein trichome birefringence-like 2 isoform X3, protein MPWINDSLGQKKRACMLFFFSISMNNTKRISSFSESFLSHRRKVFAGFGLVVASSLFIISLFFFLGTNNSVPKVEHVFVPPFYDTYYSSPCNNHFHPSNNVSHHETSTLASVSVHVKNNSTILVNSTTNENNRNNNATLHAHDEERVISRKTAGGGNSSRISKDSNFHDGGIRVVTNYSSVSGEGNNNGTEMKSSSSLIISSPNNVGYEQSKKNVTGIIHDGLYENCNIFGGKWVRDDSKPYYPLGSCPFIDRDFDCHSNKRPDSEYVKWKWKPNGCHIPSLNASDFLERLRGQRLVFVGDSLNRNMWESLVCILRQSIKNKARVFEISGKREFKKKGVYAFRFEDYNCSVDFVMSPFIVQESTLKGKNGTFETLRLDLMDQTTKKYEDADIIVFNTGHWWTHEKTSKGEDYYQEGNHVYPRLKALDAYKRALTTWATWVDRHIDPNQTRVFFRGYSTTHF, encoded by the exons ATGCCTTGGATTAATGACTCATTGGGACAGAAGAAAAGGGCATGcatgttgttcttcttctccatcTCCATGAACAACACCAAGAGGATTTCTTCATTCTCTGAGTCTTTTCTTTCCCACAGGAGAAAAGTGTTTGCtggttttggtttagttgttGCATCTTCTCTTTTCATAATCTCATTGTTCTTCTTCCTCGGTACTAATAACTCGGTTCCCAAGGTTGAACATGTCTTTGTTCCACCGTTTTATGACACTTATTATTCTTCACCTTGTAACAATCACTTCCACCCTTCTAATAATGTTTCTCATCATGAAACTTCAACTTTAGCAAGTGTTTCTGTTCATGTGAAGAACAATAGCACTATTTTGGTGAATTCTACTACTAATGAGAATAATAGAAACAACAATGCAACCTTGCATGCACATGATGAGGAAAGAGTAATTTCAAGGAAAACTGCAGGTGGTGGGAATTCATCTAGGATCtccaaagattcaaactttcatGATGGAGGAATAAGGGTTGTTACAAATTATTCAAGTGTTTCTGGGGAAGGGAATAACAATGGGACAGAAATGAAAAGTTCTTCAAGTTTAATTATAAGTAGTCCTAATAATGTGGGGTATGAGCAAAGCAAGAAGAATGTAACTGGCATTATTCATGATGGTTTGTATGAGAATTGTAACATATTTGGTGGGAAGTGGGTAAGGGATGATTCAAAGCCTTACTATCCATTAGGTTCTTGTCCCTTCATTGACAGAGATTTTGACTGTCACAGTAATAAGAGGCCTGATTCTGAGTATGTCAAGTGGAAGTGGAAGCCAAATGGGTGTCACATTCCAag TTTGAATGCAAGTGATTTTCTGGAGAGGCTTAGAGGACAGAGGTTGGTTTTTGTGGGAGATTCCCTTAACAGGAACATGTGGGAGTCCCTTGTATGCATCCTTCGCCAAAGCATAAAAAACAAGGCACGTGTTTTTGAGATCTCGGGAAAAAGGGAATTTAAGAAGAAAGGTGTCTATGCTTTTAGATTTGAG gattataaTTGCTCGGTGGATTTTGTTATGTCACCATTCATTGTTCAAGAGTCAACTCTCAAAGGCAAGAATGGGACATTTGAGACACTgaggctggatttgatggaccaaacaactaaaaagtatgAGGATGCTGATATCATAGTCTTCAACACAGGACATTGGTGGACCCATGAGAAAACATCTAAAGG AGAAGATTACTATCAAGAAGGGAACCATGTATACCCAAGACTTAAGGCTTTGGATGCATACAAGAGGGCTTTGACCACTTGGGCTACATGGGTTGACCGACACATTGATCCTAATCAAACCCGGGTTTTCTTCAGGGGATACTCAACTACACATTTCTG A